From a region of the Corallococcus coralloides DSM 2259 genome:
- a CDS encoding pilin → MRDVTTQIPPESAPPKKTILPGVALGFTIAGLCIVCLWPVGLVLAILAMVKTGKPEHAGRRGLAIAALCVAGLGLVTIGIQAAIAIPNFMKFQARAKQAECRSNLKAVFTAARVSLVDDQPLVSLDAMGIEPGPRNRYAYVLRMPEEVIPVGNAFPALAPEAIQAALDQAGVKPGVEGTCPDCVVTAACVGNVDNDDTLDVWSISTVNRTAANGETIDLGDPYNHVNDVRQ, encoded by the coding sequence ATGCGGGACGTGACGACCCAAATCCCTCCTGAGTCCGCCCCGCCGAAGAAGACAATCCTGCCTGGCGTCGCGCTGGGCTTCACCATCGCAGGCCTGTGCATCGTCTGTCTGTGGCCGGTAGGGCTCGTGCTGGCCATCCTGGCGATGGTGAAGACAGGCAAGCCGGAGCATGCCGGGCGCAGGGGGCTCGCCATCGCGGCCCTCTGCGTGGCGGGGTTGGGGCTAGTCACCATCGGCATCCAGGCCGCCATCGCCATCCCCAATTTCATGAAGTTCCAGGCGCGCGCGAAGCAGGCGGAGTGCAGGAGCAACCTGAAGGCGGTCTTCACAGCGGCGAGGGTGAGCCTGGTGGACGACCAGCCCCTGGTCAGCCTCGATGCGATGGGCATCGAGCCGGGGCCGCGCAATCGCTATGCCTATGTGCTGCGGATGCCGGAGGAGGTCATCCCCGTGGGGAATGCCTTCCCCGCGCTCGCCCCGGAGGCGATCCAGGCGGCCCTGGATCAGGCGGGAGTGAAGCCCGGCGTGGAGGGGACCTGTCCTGACTGCGTCGTGACGGCCGCGTGCGTGGGCAACGTGGACAACGATGACACGCTGGACGTGTGGAGCATCTCCACCGTCAACCGCACGGCGGCCAACGGCGAAACCATCGACCTGGGAGACCCGTACAACCACGTGAACGACGTCCGGCAATAG
- a CDS encoding enoyl-CoA hydratase family protein gives MSEAPLVRYEVSRGVATLTLDSPRNRNALSRALVTQLLERLNAVGADPGVRAVVLAATGPAFCAGADLSEMADGGAAKAPAVLLDVLRTIVTLPQPVVAKVAGQVRAGGIGIVGACDVAVVAESVKFAFTEARIGVTPAVISLTTLPHLTSRAASRYFLTGEAFDAAEAARIGLITSAVPDASLEGAVEQILETFRVSSPQGLRETKQLVAAGLRARIDSGGAEMVALSGRLFASEEAQEGMLAFLERRPPAWAAPK, from the coding sequence ATGAGTGAAGCACCGCTCGTCCGGTACGAAGTCTCTCGTGGCGTCGCGACCCTGACGCTCGATTCGCCGCGCAACCGCAATGCGCTGTCGCGTGCGCTCGTCACGCAGCTGCTGGAGCGGCTGAACGCCGTGGGCGCCGATCCGGGCGTGCGCGCGGTCGTCCTCGCGGCCACCGGTCCGGCGTTCTGCGCGGGGGCGGACCTCTCGGAGATGGCGGACGGGGGCGCCGCGAAGGCACCGGCCGTGTTGCTCGACGTGCTGCGCACCATCGTGACGCTGCCGCAGCCTGTCGTGGCGAAGGTCGCCGGGCAGGTGAGGGCGGGCGGCATCGGCATCGTCGGTGCGTGCGACGTGGCGGTCGTCGCGGAGTCCGTGAAGTTCGCCTTCACCGAGGCGCGCATCGGCGTGACGCCCGCGGTCATCTCCCTCACCACGCTGCCGCACCTGACCAGCCGGGCGGCGAGCCGCTACTTCCTCACCGGTGAGGCCTTCGACGCGGCCGAAGCCGCGCGCATCGGGCTCATCACCTCCGCCGTGCCGGACGCGTCCCTGGAGGGCGCCGTCGAGCAGATCCTGGAGACGTTCCGCGTGTCGTCTCCGCAGGGCCTGCGCGAGACCAAGCAGCTGGTGGCCGCCGGCCTGCGCGCGCGCATCGATTCCGGGGGCGCCGAGATGGTCGCGCTCTCCGGCCGGCTGTTCGCCTCCGAAGAGGCCCAGGAGGGGATGCTCGCCTTCCTGGAACGCCGGCCTCCCGCGTGGGCCGCGCCGAAATAG
- a CDS encoding AMP-binding protein — translation MSAIQTPQSPRISRVSLGDIVHRSALRWPERTALVDGDLEFSYAELDRRSNAFAHYLLAQGLHQGARIAMLCGNSAQMLTAFVGIYKSGFVWVPINTGLSVEAVRYILEHAEATHAVVDAELLAKPGLREMLDALGTRIIVCVPEGQAAPGGDTVAFLDTLKGQHGTLPEVDIQSGQLSQIMYTSGTTGQQKGVMHSHASVHAALSGNLFELGMRPSDSTLCVLPMFHCAQHAIVMTFLLAGATVVVRRAFDPGAMLATIEQRGITFLLGLPVMYGAMLAHPARPATKLSSLRLCLYVMAPMARTLLVELIEHFCPGGFALASGQTEMYPATTMFKPEQQLKRFGSYWGDSVVTNETAIMDDEGRLLGRGEVGEIVHRGPNVMLGYYKDPEATARASAFGWHHTGDLGMFDADGQLLFVDRKKDMIKTGGENVPSIKVEEVLLRHPAVLQVAVVGLPHARWTEAVTGFVVLKPGAVATEAEINTHCRQHLGGFEVPKAIVLLPAMPQTSTGKAQKFVLRQQYARHYDAGRDDPNPS, via the coding sequence ATGTCCGCGATCCAAACACCGCAGTCCCCGCGCATCAGCCGCGTCTCCCTGGGAGACATCGTTCACCGGTCGGCGTTGCGCTGGCCGGAGCGGACGGCGCTCGTCGACGGGGACCTCGAGTTCTCCTATGCGGAGCTCGACCGGCGCTCGAACGCCTTCGCGCACTACCTGCTCGCCCAGGGCCTGCACCAGGGCGCGCGCATCGCGATGCTCTGCGGCAACTCGGCGCAGATGCTCACGGCGTTCGTGGGCATCTACAAGTCGGGGTTCGTCTGGGTGCCCATCAACACCGGCCTCTCCGTGGAGGCCGTCCGGTACATCCTCGAACACGCCGAGGCGACGCACGCCGTCGTCGACGCCGAGCTCCTCGCGAAGCCCGGGCTGCGGGAGATGCTCGACGCGCTGGGCACCCGCATCATCGTCTGCGTGCCGGAAGGGCAGGCGGCGCCGGGCGGAGACACGGTCGCGTTCCTGGACACGCTGAAGGGGCAGCACGGCACGCTGCCGGAGGTGGACATCCAGAGCGGGCAGCTCTCGCAGATCATGTACACCAGCGGCACCACCGGCCAGCAGAAGGGCGTCATGCATTCGCATGCGTCGGTGCACGCGGCGCTGAGCGGGAACCTGTTCGAGCTGGGCATGCGCCCGTCGGATTCCACCCTCTGCGTGCTCCCGATGTTCCACTGCGCGCAGCACGCCATCGTGATGACGTTCCTGCTGGCCGGGGCGACCGTCGTCGTGCGGCGGGCCTTCGACCCGGGCGCGATGCTCGCGACCATCGAACAGCGCGGCATCACGTTCCTGCTGGGCCTGCCGGTGATGTACGGCGCGATGCTGGCGCACCCGGCGCGTCCGGCCACGAAGCTGTCCAGCCTGCGCCTGTGTCTCTACGTGATGGCGCCCATGGCGCGCACGCTGCTCGTGGAGCTCATCGAGCACTTCTGTCCGGGCGGCTTCGCGCTCGCGTCAGGCCAGACGGAGATGTACCCGGCGACGACCATGTTCAAGCCGGAGCAGCAGCTCAAGCGCTTCGGCTCGTACTGGGGCGACTCGGTCGTGACGAACGAGACGGCCATCATGGATGACGAGGGCCGGCTGCTCGGGCGCGGCGAGGTGGGGGAGATCGTCCACCGCGGGCCGAACGTGATGCTCGGCTACTACAAGGACCCGGAGGCGACCGCGCGGGCGAGCGCCTTCGGTTGGCACCACACCGGCGACCTGGGCATGTTCGACGCCGACGGCCAGCTGCTCTTCGTGGACCGCAAGAAGGACATGATCAAGACGGGCGGAGAGAACGTCCCGTCCATCAAGGTCGAGGAGGTCCTCCTGCGTCACCCCGCGGTGCTCCAGGTCGCGGTGGTGGGGCTGCCGCACGCGCGCTGGACGGAGGCGGTGACGGGCTTTGTCGTGCTCAAGCCCGGTGCCGTCGCGACGGAGGCGGAGATCAATACCCATTGCCGTCAGCACCTGGGCGGGTTCGAGGTGCCCAAGGCCATCGTCCTGCTTCCGGCCATGCCGCAGACCAGCACGGGCAAGGCCCAGAAGTTCGTGCTCCGTCAGCAGTACGCTCGGCACTACGATGCGGGACGTGACGACCCAAATCCCTCCTGA